One window from the genome of Paenibacillus azoreducens encodes:
- a CDS encoding class I SAM-dependent methyltransferase: MAIVQLKSTNPNFSFLIKKNPNSGMILRSIRKGMAYGWYTDEQTFNVYFKDADNEISYKQHEQENFEYLNVSRYNTPLFPLNAIGEFFSSPLKTHDERDVEGYEHTFYIGMIHIELIRYIEFFEKHFKDFSFEVVHLAHKSYSLTVTTRKSLYQLLHVVSVLCLFLSMFGNEYIDISDSVLDKYIKSINVIDAPFYIRSLFMRNFLSSKMRYNKYKAELEATNRYEIRFAYGGTALQRRNYIGSVLPFDKAILDVGCGEGFYALSFAGKIDGIYYAVDINEEVLGKMVRKADARQIDNIAAYRSLDLFLAEYNGERVDVILTEVVEHMGLEEAAGLIRQIASEVDFEHLIITTPNADFNRFYEIEGFRHDDHKWEMGQEDFRQWMLEVIRELGLHYEFVTIGDGVDQIQTTQGVILKRRGA, encoded by the coding sequence ATGGCAATCGTTCAATTGAAGTCCACGAATCCGAATTTTTCGTTTCTGATTAAAAAGAACCCGAATTCCGGCATGATTTTACGAAGCATCCGAAAAGGAATGGCGTATGGATGGTACACGGATGAGCAGACATTCAACGTCTATTTTAAGGATGCGGACAATGAAATTTCATATAAACAGCATGAGCAGGAAAACTTTGAATATTTAAACGTGTCGCGGTACAACACGCCTTTATTTCCGCTGAATGCGATCGGGGAATTCTTCTCCTCGCCGCTTAAAACGCATGACGAGCGCGATGTGGAAGGATATGAGCACACTTTTTATATCGGCATGATCCATATTGAACTCATCAGGTACATCGAATTTTTCGAAAAGCATTTCAAAGATTTCTCATTTGAAGTCGTTCATCTGGCGCATAAGAGCTACTCATTGACTGTCACGACGCGTAAAAGCCTATACCAACTCCTGCATGTCGTGAGCGTATTATGCCTGTTTTTGTCCATGTTCGGCAACGAATATATCGATATTTCCGACAGCGTTTTGGATAAATACATCAAGAGCATCAACGTCATCGACGCGCCGTTTTACATCCGCAGCTTGTTTATGCGCAATTTCCTCTCTTCCAAGATGCGGTACAACAAATATAAAGCGGAGCTTGAGGCAACGAACCGCTACGAAATCCGGTTTGCGTATGGAGGGACTGCGCTGCAGCGCAGAAATTACATCGGCAGCGTACTGCCTTTTGACAAAGCGATTCTTGATGTCGGTTGCGGCGAAGGATTTTACGCGCTCTCATTTGCCGGCAAGATTGACGGCATCTATTACGCCGTTGATATCAATGAAGAGGTTCTGGGCAAAATGGTCCGCAAAGCGGATGCCAGACAAATCGATAATATCGCGGCCTACCGGTCCCTTGATCTTTTCCTTGCGGAATACAATGGCGAACGGGTGGATGTCATTTTGACCGAAGTGGTTGAACATATGGGGTTAGAGGAAGCAGCGGGGCTGATACGGCAGATCGCTTCTGAGGTTGATTTTGAACATTTGATCATCACGACCCCGAATGCGGATTTTAACCGATTCTACGAAATAGAGGGCTTCCGTCACGACGATCACAAATGGGAGATGGGCCAGGAAGATTTTCGGCAGTGGATGCTGGAGGTCATTCGGGAATTAGGACTGCATTACGAGTTTGTGACGATCGGGGATGGAGTCGACCAGATCCAGACGACGCAAGGCGTTATTTTGAAAAGAAGGGGGGCTTAG
- a CDS encoding helix-turn-helix transcriptional regulator, translated as MAKESFDKEIQFLRMLVLTSGAYNRQQFAKRLGISVNTFDKTIRRLKEIVQATYQQLPEEEGKEFTEGFRYNYYDSADPMLLFLFRAKSLKESESQRLSLLLGALNAQSLTVLELLDCCMNALPANLPLPDEKTIRKDLKYLEQVGVIQKDGGSRPFKYAIRNELLREMTEDELLDLYDFVDVMANTQIPSVQGYLLRDGLKKQLIRSHSEKHAVEPFLYKYHFHSRILDEAHLFTILDAIRKHRRVRFLYFSPKAKKSYASQNTNPLFERETEGKSEKILPLKVVYDHQYGRWYLLAHGREGIRKYRMEGITQFEEDEAVDSAWFAKKQQELQEKLRFSWLIDTGAPVTVRAKFYNPGQNPNFVKERVLLQGQWGQIVEDDDESFTYEITVNGTTEIKPWLRSFGSSCEVLEPTRLRREMIAEWKEIRAYYESV; from the coding sequence ATGGCCAAGGAGAGCTTCGATAAGGAGATACAGTTTCTGCGCATGCTGGTGCTGACAAGCGGGGCCTATAACAGGCAGCAGTTTGCGAAACGGCTGGGGATTTCCGTGAACACATTCGATAAAACGATCCGCCGCCTCAAAGAAATCGTCCAAGCGACATATCAACAGCTGCCGGAAGAAGAGGGCAAGGAATTTACCGAAGGCTTCCGTTACAATTACTATGATTCAGCTGATCCGATGCTGCTCTTCCTGTTCCGCGCCAAGTCCCTGAAGGAGTCCGAAAGCCAGCGGCTTTCCCTGCTTCTCGGTGCCTTGAACGCGCAGTCCCTGACCGTGCTCGAGCTGCTGGATTGCTGCATGAACGCACTTCCCGCCAATCTCCCTTTGCCGGATGAAAAAACGATTCGCAAAGACCTGAAATACCTTGAACAGGTTGGCGTCATTCAAAAAGATGGCGGCAGCCGCCCCTTCAAATATGCCATTCGAAATGAACTTCTACGAGAAATGACAGAAGACGAACTGCTTGATTTGTATGATTTTGTGGACGTGATGGCTAACACGCAAATTCCGTCCGTACAGGGCTACCTGCTGCGGGATGGGCTGAAAAAACAGTTGATCCGCAGCCATTCGGAAAAACATGCGGTCGAACCCTTTTTATATAAATATCACTTTCACTCCAGAATTCTAGATGAAGCCCACTTGTTCACCATTCTGGACGCCATACGCAAACACCGTAGAGTCCGGTTCCTGTATTTCTCGCCCAAAGCGAAAAAGAGTTATGCCTCCCAAAATACCAATCCTTTGTTCGAACGGGAAACGGAAGGAAAATCGGAGAAAATACTGCCGCTTAAAGTCGTCTACGATCATCAGTACGGCCGCTGGTATCTGCTTGCTCACGGACGGGAAGGGATTCGAAAGTACCGGATGGAAGGCATTACGCAGTTCGAAGAGGATGAAGCGGTTGATTCCGCATGGTTCGCGAAAAAGCAGCAGGAACTTCAAGAAAAGCTCCGTTTCAGTTGGCTGATCGATACAGGGGCTCCGGTCACCGTCCGCGCCAAGTTCTATAACCCCGGTCAAAATCCGAATTTCGTCAAAGAACGGGTGCTGCTGCAGGGGCAATGGGGACAAATTGTGGAGGACGACGACGAGTCCTTCACCTACGAGATTACCGTGAACGGAACGACAGAAATCAAACCGTGGCTGCGGAGCTTTGGTTCCAGCTGCGAGGTCCTCGAGCCGACCCGGCTGCGCCGCGAAATGATCGCGGAATGGAAGGAGATTCGCGCCTATTATGAATCTGTTTGA
- a CDS encoding metallophosphoesterase, which translates to MEIRTKMHTIFMLVGSTECGKTTFAKEVLMPGLRLEDAQTKLKANIQYLSSDQIRQEVLGYDYDKYDQVMLEASEQAFRLLFEKLKMVTSFPVNAEFVVVDTTGLAEDFREKVRDIARQNHYNLEVIVFDYRKREDYYASERSKRLITNHINRLKKEVLGALPREGYEKIHKIRAKDFYLPNEGERNPEYCVVIEDLDAYRETVLPQDRQYIIVGDVHECVDELKGLLQSHGYRMESDKLVAGEKLRDTKIILAGDWIDKGKQTREIIEFLYDNQEHFLFVLGNHENFVYKYLQGEISGVDQELLRTYFDSAEILAKDAELLRKFNHLAAKAKPFYRYVGTEGPSYYVTHAPCKNKYIGKLDTQSARHQRNFRIDREAPLEEQLVFLQEEAVRNYPFHVFGHVAAGRPFRIANKIHLDTGAVHGNGLTSVMITFKPFMKSHKSRNAVLSEELPVLFKENRKVSVQDLGEEDIRRLRYCSRHKINFISGTMSPADKDPDANELESLKRGLDYFKAQGVHQVVLQPKYMGSRCNIYLHRELDQCFAVSRNGYKVNQVDLTEVYEKLLAKFSAYMEQQDIRMLMLDGELMPWNALGEGLIQRQFKPIEKALETELAFLRQNGFESALQTLTGEYQASGFEQDQYRMTKSVLSEKYGSSVYQNYKYLHDIQETYVPLAEHVQAYETYKKQLELYAEAGSMEYKPFAVLKIVLNGGEEQIPQWKTSEMYDFLSEDESVKLDLSDPESYGEAEQFFAKLTMENHMEGVVIKPELWDGRTVPYMKVRNPDYLSIIYGYDYKFPHKYRKLMKQKSITRKLRTSLNEYQFGVRMLGIKHDEIAPEHEAYQEVAANLLFEVAQEQEIDPRL; encoded by the coding sequence ATGGAAATCCGCACAAAAATGCATACCATCTTCATGCTCGTCGGTTCCACGGAATGCGGCAAAACGACGTTTGCCAAGGAAGTATTGATGCCGGGACTGCGATTAGAGGATGCCCAGACCAAGCTAAAAGCGAACATTCAATATTTGTCGTCGGACCAGATCCGCCAGGAAGTGCTCGGATATGATTACGATAAATACGATCAGGTGATGCTGGAGGCAAGCGAGCAGGCTTTCCGTCTCTTATTCGAAAAATTGAAAATGGTCACTTCATTTCCCGTGAATGCGGAGTTTGTGGTGGTGGACACGACCGGGTTGGCGGAGGATTTTCGGGAAAAGGTACGGGATATTGCGCGGCAAAATCACTATAACCTCGAAGTCATCGTGTTCGATTACCGGAAAAGAGAAGATTATTACGCCTCGGAGCGCTCCAAACGGCTCATTACGAACCATATCAACCGTCTGAAAAAAGAAGTGCTCGGCGCTCTGCCCCGGGAAGGATACGAGAAAATTCATAAGATTCGCGCGAAAGATTTTTACTTGCCTAATGAAGGGGAAAGAAATCCCGAGTACTGCGTTGTGATTGAGGATTTGGATGCTTACCGGGAGACGGTTCTCCCACAGGATCGGCAGTACATTATCGTAGGGGACGTCCATGAATGCGTGGATGAGCTGAAGGGCCTGCTGCAGAGCCACGGCTATCGAATGGAGTCAGATAAATTGGTTGCGGGAGAGAAGCTGCGGGATACGAAGATCATTTTGGCCGGGGACTGGATCGATAAGGGGAAGCAGACGCGAGAAATTATCGAATTTCTGTATGACAATCAGGAGCATTTCTTATTCGTGCTGGGGAATCATGAGAATTTCGTCTATAAGTATCTGCAAGGCGAGATCAGCGGCGTGGATCAGGAGCTTCTTCGCACGTATTTTGACTCTGCGGAGATCCTTGCGAAGGATGCGGAGCTGTTGCGAAAATTCAATCATTTGGCAGCGAAAGCGAAGCCGTTTTACCGCTATGTGGGGACGGAAGGTCCATCTTATTATGTAACGCATGCACCTTGCAAAAACAAATATATCGGCAAGCTGGATACCCAGTCCGCCCGCCACCAGCGCAATTTCAGAATCGATCGGGAAGCGCCGCTGGAAGAGCAGCTGGTTTTCCTGCAGGAAGAGGCGGTAAGGAACTATCCGTTTCATGTCTTTGGACATGTAGCGGCAGGGCGCCCTTTCCGAATTGCCAACAAAATCCATCTCGATACCGGAGCGGTGCACGGCAATGGTTTAACGTCTGTTATGATCACGTTTAAACCGTTCATGAAGTCGCATAAATCGCGCAATGCCGTTTTGAGCGAGGAGCTGCCGGTATTGTTCAAGGAAAATCGGAAGGTTTCGGTGCAGGATCTGGGCGAGGAAGACATCCGGCGGCTGCGTTATTGTTCCCGGCATAAGATCAATTTCATTTCCGGGACCATGTCCCCGGCGGATAAGGACCCGGATGCGAATGAACTGGAATCGCTGAAGCGGGGGCTAGACTATTTTAAGGCGCAAGGCGTTCATCAGGTGGTTCTGCAGCCGAAATATATGGGATCGCGTTGCAATATTTATCTGCACAGAGAGCTGGATCAATGTTTTGCCGTGAGCCGCAATGGCTATAAAGTGAATCAGGTGGATTTAACGGAAGTATATGAAAAGCTGTTGGCCAAGTTCAGCGCGTACATGGAGCAGCAGGATATCCGCATGCTGATGCTGGACGGGGAGCTGATGCCGTGGAATGCGCTTGGGGAAGGTTTAATTCAGCGTCAGTTCAAGCCAATCGAGAAGGCGCTCGAGACGGAGCTTGCGTTTTTGCGGCAGAACGGTTTTGAATCTGCATTGCAGACATTGACCGGGGAATATCAGGCGAGCGGATTCGAACAGGATCAATACCGTATGACCAAAAGCGTCCTCAGCGAAAAATACGGTTCCAGCGTCTATCAAAATTACAAGTATCTTCACGATATCCAAGAAACCTATGTACCGCTGGCTGAGCATGTCCAGGCTTATGAGACTTATAAAAAGCAGCTTGAGCTGTATGCGGAAGCGGGGAGCATGGAATATAAACCTTTTGCGGTTTTGAAAATCGTGCTTAACGGCGGCGAGGAGCAGATTCCGCAGTGGAAGACCTCCGAAATGTATGATTTCCTGTCTGAGGATGAGTCCGTCAAACTTGATTTGTCCGATCCGGAAAGTTATGGGGAAGCAGAACAATTTTTCGCGAAGCTGACGATGGAGAATCATATGGAGGGCGTCGTAATCAAACCCGAGCTTTGGGACGGCCGGACGGTGCCGTACATGAAGGTGCGCAACCCGGACTACCTGTCCATTATCTACGGTTATGATTACAAATTCCCGCATAAATACCGGAAGCTGATGAAGCAAAAAAGCATTACGCGCAAGCTGCGGACCTCGCTGAATGAATACCAGTTTGGCGTCCGGATGCTTGGCATTAAACATGATGAAATTGCGCCTGAACATGAAGCTTATCAGGAAGTCGCGGCCAATCTGCTGTTTGAGGTTGCTCAGGAGCAGGAGATAGATCCGCGGTTGTAG
- a CDS encoding zinc-dependent alcohol dehydrogenase family protein: MKAAVLQEQEQMVCTEHPNPQPGSGEVVIRVRSCGICGTDQHIYHGHPGSAEVHTPIVLGHELAGVVVAVSDDVDTLAAGDRVTVDPNIYCGSCEYCRSGKLHLCDRLQAIGVTRDGGMAELCAVPAANCYRIPDRMSFEEAALIEPLGCVLHGFRKLAIGPRDHILIIGGGFIGQLFLQLVRASGASRITVSEPAAFKHDRLRELGADEVLSPLDPDAAGKFASGADIVIECVGRKDSVEMAVGAARKGGQVLLFGVASPDTEIHIRPYDVFAKELRIMGSFINPFTHLEAIALVSQGRISLEPLISHRFTLEELPQAMRDYPNLGVSKGIINL; the protein is encoded by the coding sequence ATGAAAGCGGCAGTATTGCAGGAACAAGAGCAGATGGTATGCACGGAACACCCGAATCCCCAGCCTGGGAGCGGTGAGGTTGTCATCCGCGTCCGCAGCTGCGGCATTTGCGGAACCGATCAACATATTTATCATGGTCATCCGGGATCGGCGGAGGTCCATACCCCGATCGTGCTAGGGCATGAATTAGCCGGGGTAGTCGTGGCCGTTAGCGATGACGTGGATACGCTCGCGGCGGGGGACCGGGTTACGGTCGACCCCAATATTTACTGCGGGAGCTGTGAATATTGCCGCAGCGGCAAGCTCCATCTATGCGACCGGTTGCAGGCCATAGGCGTTACCCGGGACGGGGGAATGGCGGAATTATGCGCGGTCCCGGCAGCGAACTGTTACCGAATTCCGGATCGGATGAGTTTCGAGGAGGCGGCTTTGATTGAACCGCTGGGCTGCGTGCTTCATGGCTTTCGCAAGCTAGCGATCGGGCCGCGGGATCATATATTGATTATCGGCGGCGGATTTATCGGCCAGTTATTCCTGCAGCTTGTCCGGGCAAGCGGGGCTTCGCGGATTACGGTGAGCGAGCCGGCCGCATTTAAACATGACAGGCTGCGCGAACTGGGGGCCGATGAGGTGTTATCGCCGCTAGATCCAGATGCTGCGGGAAAATTCGCTTCGGGCGCGGATATCGTCATCGAATGCGTTGGACGTAAGGATTCGGTCGAAATGGCGGTCGGCGCCGCCCGTAAAGGGGGCCAAGTTCTTCTCTTCGGCGTTGCCTCGCCGGATACGGAAATTCACATCCGACCATACGATGTATTCGCAAAAGAGCTTCGTATCATGGGTTCCTTCATCAATCCCTTCACTCATCTGGAAGCGATCGCGCTCGTGTCCCAAGGCCGAATCAGTTTAGAGCCTTTAATCAGCCATCGTTTCACCTTGGAGGAGCTGCCGCAGGCGATGCGCGATTATCCGAACCTTGGCGTGAGCAAAGGGATCATCAATTTGTAA
- the ahpC gene encoding alkyl hydroperoxide reductase subunit C, protein MSLIGKEVLPFQAQAYHNGEFINVSEENFKGQWSVVCFYPADFTFVCPTELEDLQEQYAALKDLGVEVYSVSTDTHFVHKAWHDSSEAIGKVTYIMIGDPSHTISRNFDVLIEEEGVADRGTFIIDPDGVIQAVEINAGGIGRDASILIDKIKAAQYVRKHPGEVCPAKWKEGGETLKPSLDLVGKI, encoded by the coding sequence ATGTCATTGATTGGAAAAGAAGTACTACCGTTTCAAGCACAAGCTTATCATAACGGCGAATTTATTAACGTAAGCGAGGAAAACTTCAAAGGCCAATGGAGTGTAGTTTGCTTTTATCCGGCAGACTTTACATTTGTATGCCCTACCGAGCTTGAAGATCTGCAAGAACAATATGCAGCATTGAAAGATCTTGGCGTTGAAGTATATTCCGTATCTACGGATACTCACTTTGTACACAAAGCTTGGCATGATAGCTCCGAAGCCATCGGCAAAGTTACTTACATTATGATTGGCGATCCTTCCCATACGATTTCCCGCAACTTCGACGTACTGATTGAAGAAGAAGGCGTTGCAGACCGCGGTACCTTTATCATCGATCCGGACGGAGTCATTCAAGCCGTTGAAATCAATGCCGGCGGCATCGGACGCGACGCAAGCATTCTGATCGACAAGATCAAAGCGGCTCAATATGTTCGCAAACATCCAGGCGAAGTATGCCCTGCGAAATGGAAAGAAGGCGGCGAAACATTGAAGCCAAGCCTTGATCTTGTAGGCAAGATTTAA
- a CDS encoding beta-mannosidase, whose protein sequence is MIIKDHWKLRDFRIGEARDLEVASPLYDDYFWMSAEVPGDVHTTLNRHGLIDDPFYGHNDQKCRWVEERIWWYRTVFTLTELPSREERMELVFEGLDTFATVYLNGVELGSTDNMFISHTFEVSRELKLGKNVLAVKFDPVHAKVGEKAVSTFWSGFSKERVWTRKNQSHFGWDWGPRLVCAGIWKEVRLQKTRYAKLEHVYARTAEISADQALVDISLELKAWDDARDYTALVELIDEGKDKVAASAEIKIDLSLGLAWDGAAGGILFSGTTGLKVVDPKLWWTHDLGTPHLYKLQVTVFADGEPIDRSAQMLGIRSLELKRRNDAGDPSFTFVLNGVDVFAKGANWIPIDSFIAAVPDSRYSRLIRMARDANMNMLRVWGGGIYERDIFYDECDRLGILVWQDFMFACALYPDYNRNFMDNVRREVEQVVKRLRSRTCLALWCGNNENDWLYEALHAGGEIPHPFYGEKIYHELMPGLLERLDPSRTFWPSSPFGGNDHNSRDEGDTHNWQVWHGNIEPRVFGEPQRQNYSVEGLSFKKFKEDHTKFASEFGMHASSTRYTLQRNIPESELVWGSGEMMNRNKDINHLKGIMLMEGYSGIPNDLEEYMNFSMLTQAEGLKYGIEHYRRNKPETSGALFWQFNDCWPGTSWSVVDYYGLPKAAYHYARKFYHPVLLCAEYTPGDSHMILWGINDTLHTIQRTAEIRVFSLDGRCVYQRSYPVTIHAGDKLRIAEVSLEEMLQGLGADQAVCVLRWENEAGEDNFYYFMDHKDMNFGPTCLQVRVNPENGTVTVSAEGRLARMVKLELDEEWVEWEDNYFDLLPGQSRTLRIKQWDGKDIPWNTLRVSALNGSARG, encoded by the coding sequence ATGATTATTAAAGATCACTGGAAGCTGCGGGATTTCCGGATCGGGGAAGCCAGGGATTTGGAGGTAGCCTCCCCGCTGTACGACGATTATTTCTGGATGTCGGCCGAAGTGCCGGGAGATGTGCACACGACCTTGAACCGTCATGGATTAATCGACGATCCGTTTTATGGGCATAACGATCAAAAATGCCGCTGGGTCGAGGAACGCATTTGGTGGTACCGCACGGTATTCACGCTAACAGAGCTTCCGAGCCGGGAAGAGCGGATGGAGCTTGTTTTTGAAGGGCTCGACACCTTTGCCACCGTATATTTGAACGGGGTGGAGCTGGGTTCGACCGATAATATGTTTATCAGCCATACGTTTGAAGTGAGCCGCGAGCTGAAGCTTGGCAAAAACGTGCTTGCCGTCAAGTTTGATCCGGTTCATGCGAAGGTGGGAGAAAAGGCGGTCTCCACGTTCTGGTCCGGCTTCAGCAAGGAGCGGGTCTGGACGCGTAAAAACCAGAGCCATTTTGGCTGGGACTGGGGGCCGCGTCTGGTATGTGCGGGGATATGGAAGGAGGTCCGGCTTCAGAAAACCCGGTATGCCAAACTGGAACATGTATATGCCCGCACGGCGGAAATCAGCGCTGATCAAGCGTTGGTGGATATCTCTTTGGAGCTTAAGGCATGGGATGATGCCAGGGACTACACGGCTCTCGTGGAGCTCATCGATGAGGGGAAAGACAAGGTTGCGGCTTCGGCGGAGATCAAGATTGATCTTAGCCTGGGGCTGGCATGGGACGGAGCGGCTGGTGGCATTCTTTTCTCGGGAACGACCGGTCTTAAAGTGGTTGATCCGAAGCTTTGGTGGACTCATGACCTGGGGACGCCTCATTTATATAAACTGCAAGTCACCGTGTTTGCTGACGGAGAACCGATTGACCGCTCCGCACAAATGCTCGGCATTCGCAGCCTTGAATTGAAGCGGCGGAATGATGCAGGCGATCCATCCTTTACATTCGTGCTGAATGGGGTCGACGTATTTGCGAAAGGAGCCAACTGGATTCCGATCGACAGTTTTATCGCAGCCGTTCCCGATTCAAGATATTCCCGCCTGATCCGCATGGCCCGCGACGCCAACATGAATATGCTGAGAGTATGGGGCGGGGGGATCTATGAAAGGGATATTTTTTACGATGAATGCGATCGTTTAGGCATTTTGGTATGGCAGGACTTTATGTTTGCCTGCGCACTGTATCCGGATTATAACCGCAACTTTATGGACAACGTCCGGCGCGAGGTGGAGCAGGTGGTCAAACGGCTGCGCAGCCGGACCTGCCTGGCCTTATGGTGCGGCAACAATGAAAACGATTGGCTGTATGAAGCGCTGCATGCGGGGGGAGAAATACCGCATCCGTTCTACGGGGAGAAAATCTATCACGAGCTTATGCCCGGCCTCCTTGAGCGGCTGGATCCTTCGCGGACGTTTTGGCCGAGTTCGCCTTTTGGTGGGAATGATCACAACTCCCGGGACGAAGGGGACACGCATAACTGGCAGGTTTGGCACGGCAATATCGAACCCCGCGTCTTTGGCGAGCCCCAGCGCCAGAATTATAGCGTGGAGGGGTTGTCGTTTAAAAAATTCAAGGAGGATCATACGAAGTTCGCCAGCGAATTCGGCATGCATGCCTCATCCACACGCTACACGCTGCAGCGGAATATCCCTGAATCCGAGCTTGTATGGGGCAGCGGCGAAATGATGAACCGGAACAAGGACATCAATCATCTGAAAGGTATCATGCTGATGGAAGGCTATTCGGGAATTCCGAATGACCTGGAAGAATACATGAACTTTTCGATGCTGACCCAGGCCGAAGGGTTGAAATACGGCATCGAGCACTACCGCAGGAATAAACCGGAAACGAGCGGAGCGCTGTTCTGGCAGTTCAATGATTGCTGGCCCGGAACGAGTTGGTCGGTCGTCGATTACTACGGCCTGCCGAAAGCAGCCTATCATTATGCACGGAAGTTTTATCATCCTGTGCTGTTATGCGCGGAATACACGCCAGGCGACTCCCATATGATTCTGTGGGGTATCAACGATACTCTGCATACGATCCAGCGAACGGCGGAAATCCGGGTGTTCAGCCTCGATGGGCGGTGCGTGTACCAGCGCTCCTATCCGGTCACGATTCATGCAGGAGACAAGCTGCGGATTGCCGAAGTCTCCTTGGAAGAAATGCTTCAAGGGTTGGGTGCCGACCAGGCGGTATGCGTCTTACGATGGGAGAATGAGGCCGGGGAAGATAACTTCTATTACTTCATGGATCACAAGGACATGAACTTTGGGCCCACATGTCTGCAAGTCCGGGTAAATCCGGAGAACGGCACCGTGACGGTTTCGGCCGAAGGCCGGTTGGCGCGAATGGTCAAGCTGGAGCTTGACGAGGAATGGGTGGAGTGGGAGGATAATTATTTTGATCTGCTCCCTGGACAATCCCGTACCTTGCGTATTAAACAGTGGGACGGTAAAGACATTCCTTGGAACACGCTGCGGGTTTCGGCTTTGAACGGATCGGCCCGCGGCTAA
- a CDS encoding WYL domain-containing protein produces the protein MNLFEKIFNYQIISRLDGSGTFMVTAHERAWLAAMLQHPAASGAFTPKTLIKLRSLLEQDEPLDTSSHLIEKARSREKQVYHPLLRPLRRLIMNRSGIRITHCLKNGKIYSNQLAVPYRLEYSMVKREWYLLWHHIRNHAFMSTKLDKIISVTETDLPLERVNDIFERISQTLEGRKTEVLIEIIPQYNEELSRILYALSCFEKEVQYDAQQDSYTVKVCLLGEEQEFLLSKLRFLGKRVKVLEGHYVKKRMFEASTKALERYGALDTVKED, from the coding sequence ATGAATCTGTTTGAGAAAATTTTTAATTACCAAATCATCTCGCGGCTGGACGGCTCCGGCACCTTCATGGTCACCGCCCATGAACGCGCATGGCTTGCAGCAATGCTGCAGCATCCGGCCGCATCGGGCGCATTTACGCCTAAGACGCTGATAAAACTGCGGTCACTATTGGAACAGGATGAACCATTGGATACAAGTTCACATCTGATCGAAAAGGCGCGCAGCAGGGAAAAGCAGGTGTATCATCCTCTGCTGCGCCCGCTGCGCCGCCTCATCATGAACCGGAGCGGAATCCGGATCACCCACTGCCTCAAAAACGGCAAGATTTACTCCAACCAATTAGCCGTTCCTTATCGGCTGGAATATTCCATGGTGAAACGTGAGTGGTACCTGCTCTGGCATCATATCCGCAATCATGCATTCATGAGCACGAAACTGGACAAAATCATCTCCGTCACCGAAACTGATCTGCCCCTGGAAAGGGTGAACGACATTTTTGAACGGATCAGCCAAACCCTAGAAGGCCGCAAAACCGAGGTCCTAATTGAGATCATTCCACAATATAACGAGGAGCTGTCGCGGATTCTTTATGCGCTCTCCTGCTTCGAAAAAGAGGTGCAATACGATGCGCAGCAGGATTCTTATACGGTAAAAGTTTGCCTGCTTGGAGAAGAGCAGGAATTCCTGCTTTCCAAGCTGCGATTTCTAGGAAAACGGGTGAAGGTGCTTGAGGGGCATTACGTGAAAAAACGGATGTTTGAGGCATCTACGAAGGCGTTGGAGCGGTACGGGGCGTTGGATACGGTGAAGGAAGACTGA